In one window of Candidatus Methanosuratincola sp. DNA:
- a CDS encoding phytoene/squalene synthase family protein, with protein MQTLHYNIFKKGSKTFFTSTLFFPQDVKADVFVLYGYVRVADNLVDTIPQKEKEFYELMDRTERAIGGEWIGDIVVDSFAYLVRRRGIPKDWVKAFLWSMESDLVKGHYRTLDELKAYLYGSAEVIGLMMAKILGLPKESYEAAMHQGRAMQYINFIRDISEDLSLGRTYFPAEDLEEFGLPDLKYSTVRALPENFRGLMREELGLYCKWQRIAEEGYRFIPKRYLIPIKSAADMYNWTAAQISRDPFAVYRKKIRPSTARIFATASYNTLSLNITQKSRIKREAIMGRRQIAR; from the coding sequence TTGCAGACTCTACACTACAACATATTCAAGAAGGGCAGTAAGACGTTCTTCACGAGTACGCTCTTCTTCCCGCAGGATGTGAAGGCCGACGTCTTCGTCCTCTACGGATACGTCAGGGTGGCAGACAACCTGGTGGACACGATCCCCCAGAAGGAGAAGGAGTTCTACGAGCTCATGGACAGGACCGAGCGGGCGATCGGCGGCGAGTGGATCGGCGACATAGTCGTGGACTCGTTCGCATACCTGGTCAGGAGGAGGGGGATACCGAAGGACTGGGTCAAGGCATTCCTCTGGTCGATGGAGAGCGACCTGGTGAAGGGGCACTACAGGACCCTTGACGAGCTCAAGGCCTACCTCTACGGGTCTGCGGAGGTGATAGGGCTGATGATGGCGAAGATACTGGGGCTGCCGAAGGAGTCCTACGAGGCAGCCATGCACCAAGGGAGGGCTATGCAGTACATCAACTTCATCAGGGACATAAGCGAGGACCTCTCGCTGGGGAGGACTTACTTCCCGGCCGAGGATCTGGAGGAGTTCGGCCTCCCGGACTTGAAGTACAGCACCGTAAGGGCGCTCCCTGAGAACTTCAGAGGGCTGATGAGGGAGGAGCTCGGCCTGTACTGCAAGTGGCAGAGGATTGCCGAGGAGGGGTACAGGTTTATCCCGAAGAGGTACCTCATACCGATAAAGAGCGCCGCTGACATGTACAACTGGACGGCCGCGCAGATCTCGAGGGATCCGTTCGCGGTCTACCGCAAGAAGATCAGACCCTCGACGGCAAGAATCTTCGCGACGGCCTCTTACAACACGCTCAGCCTGAACATAACGCAGAAGAGCAGGATCAAGAGAGAGGCAATTATGGGCCGAAGGCAGATCGCCAGATGA
- a CDS encoding prenyltransferase, which yields MSSIGKALSFALRVSRTRFWIYTAGTYVVGYALGMGSWTDFLRPEYIIYLAYFFFPANVFIYGINDYWDEKTDALNPKKDGSKEHRLGPGERALLARLLWAVVFISLALMAFQGWELRAIFFGFLFLSYFYSAPPLRFKGVPFLDFASNMLYIMPGIFGYYLAAGVLPPLPLVVGGFAHISAMHIFSAVPDVDCDRAAGIRTTPVYVGGRAALLVCLAFWSLLSYLVVTLSGFHPLGFLSLVYPALPFTVLARRDLTERAYWTLPYINWGLGGLLFLMVTLSKV from the coding sequence ATGAGCTCTATAGGGAAGGCGCTCTCGTTCGCTCTGAGGGTCTCGAGGACCCGCTTCTGGATATACACCGCCGGAACCTACGTCGTCGGATACGCGCTAGGAATGGGAAGCTGGACGGACTTCCTGCGGCCGGAGTACATTATTTACCTTGCGTACTTCTTCTTCCCGGCTAACGTCTTCATATACGGGATAAACGACTACTGGGACGAGAAGACCGATGCGCTAAACCCGAAGAAGGACGGCTCGAAGGAGCACAGGCTAGGGCCGGGGGAGCGGGCGCTCCTGGCGAGGCTCCTGTGGGCGGTGGTTTTCATCAGCCTCGCGCTGATGGCGTTCCAGGGCTGGGAGCTGAGGGCGATCTTTTTTGGCTTTCTCTTCCTTTCGTACTTCTACAGCGCCCCTCCCCTAAGGTTCAAGGGGGTGCCGTTCCTCGACTTTGCCTCAAACATGCTGTACATAATGCCCGGGATATTCGGCTACTACCTGGCGGCAGGAGTTCTCCCGCCCCTTCCGCTGGTGGTCGGAGGGTTCGCCCACATATCGGCGATGCACATATTCTCAGCGGTTCCGGACGTCGATTGTGACCGCGCCGCAGGGATAAGGACCACGCCAGTGTACGTCGGCGGGCGTGCTGCGCTCCTGGTCTGCCTGGCGTTCTGGTCGCTGCTGAGCTATCTGGTCGTGACGCTGAGCGGGTTCCATCCTCTCGGGTTCCTGTCGCTGGTCTACCCCGCGCTCCCCTTCACCGTGCTGGCAAGGAGGGATCTTACGGAAAGGGCATACTGGACCCTGCCTTACATAAACTGGGGCCTCGGCGGGCTTCTCTTCCTGATGGTGACGCTCTCGAAGGTGTGA
- a CDS encoding MFS transporter, producing MDPDRKMPVNYELEKGRGGLALIVFSVMSVLYFFSILHRVGIAVISFDIMSEFNTDASLLGLMSSTYFFPYAIAQLPVGILLDRIGVRKTVVSLAVVACLGSLLFSTGNSILMLSVGRALVGFGVGGFYVSALKSIAIWFGPRRFATLAGLLTSLGNVGGIVATSPLALSTLAIGWRGTFLIITSLMAVFAVVAWLSISGDEGDSFRSGSSVTSDLKEVFSDRGFLLISVIPFFVYGFFISFQGLWAGPFLMDVYGMDKATAGFYLMFIAIGFTIAGPTGGFISDRFLMRRKPVLVSGIGIGLAFWSILALLGGSMGPCLIASSFFLLGFGFGFANIYMTISKEMFGTRISGTAMAAINLFNFMGAGFFQYFMGFLLDTFEAGARTFPAYQAIFFMCVAFMAVSLVLGVASKETFGGRARGAKPASSGNGGP from the coding sequence ATGGATCCCGACCGAAAGATGCCAGTGAACTATGAACTTGAGAAGGGCAGGGGGGGACTGGCCCTTATCGTATTCTCGGTGATGTCTGTACTCTACTTCTTCTCGATACTCCACCGGGTCGGGATCGCTGTTATATCGTTCGACATCATGAGCGAGTTCAACACCGACGCCTCGCTCCTAGGCCTTATGTCCTCGACTTACTTCTTTCCCTACGCAATCGCCCAGCTCCCAGTCGGGATACTGCTGGACCGGATAGGCGTGAGGAAAACGGTTGTCTCCTTGGCAGTCGTGGCCTGCCTGGGCAGCCTTCTCTTCTCCACAGGCAACTCAATCCTGATGCTCTCCGTGGGAAGAGCTTTGGTGGGGTTCGGCGTCGGGGGATTTTACGTATCTGCGCTGAAGTCAATAGCTATCTGGTTTGGACCACGGCGCTTCGCCACGCTCGCCGGCCTCTTGACGTCCCTGGGCAATGTGGGCGGCATCGTCGCCACCTCGCCGCTGGCGCTGTCGACGCTGGCTATTGGCTGGCGGGGGACGTTCCTCATTATAACGTCCCTGATGGCTGTCTTCGCGGTCGTCGCATGGCTCTCGATTTCAGGGGACGAGGGCGACTCTTTCAGGAGTGGTTCTAGTGTTACAAGCGACTTGAAGGAGGTCTTCAGCGACAGGGGGTTCCTCCTCATATCGGTAATACCATTCTTTGTATACGGTTTCTTTATAAGCTTCCAGGGTCTCTGGGCAGGGCCCTTCCTCATGGACGTCTATGGGATGGACAAGGCTACAGCCGGCTTCTACCTCATGTTCATTGCGATCGGGTTTACGATTGCTGGTCCTACTGGCGGCTTCATATCGGACCGATTTCTAATGAGGCGGAAGCCGGTGCTGGTCTCTGGCATCGGGATAGGGCTAGCCTTCTGGTCCATATTGGCGCTGCTCGGAGGTTCGATGGGCCCCTGCCTCATCGCCTCGTCTTTCTTCCTTCTCGGCTTCGGCTTCGGCTTCGCCAACATCTACATGACAATCTCAAAGGAGATGTTTGGAACGCGGATCTCTGGCACCGCGATGGCCGCGATCAACCTCTTCAACTTCATGGGTGCAGGGTTCTTCCAGTACTTCATGGGATTCCTACTCGACACATTCGAAGCCGGCGCGAGGACCTTTCCTGCATACCAGGCGATCTTCTTCATGTGCGTCGCTTTCATGGCAGTCTCGCTCGTCCTTGGGGTTGCCAGCAAGGAGACCTTTGGCGGCAGAGCCAGGGGTGCTAAGCCAGCCTCCTCTGGTAACGGGGGTCCGTAG
- a CDS encoding Dam family site-specific DNA-(adenine-N6)-methyltransferase, whose translation MRMPRTSSPISPFLKWAGGKSQLLEIIVECLPESFGTYFEPFLGGGALFFRLASTGRVKRAVLSDMNRDLINCYVVVRDELDALMSRLEYYQRYAGAKDFFYEVARPMFNKIRLKTGLEGDVEKAALLIYLNKTCFNGLYRVNSRGEFNVPWGRYESPPLFDEKNLRAVSRTLNQEAVEIRCSDYREAVKGAGAGDLIYFDPPYQPLSRTSSFTQYTPGSFSEEDQRALAGTFRDLDGRGCRVVLSNSCSPQVEALYRVYISRGTFRVAMASRAISCLGDGRGRIPEYVICNYPPPGRK comes from the coding sequence ATGCGCATGCCAAGGACATCCTCTCCCATCTCGCCGTTCCTGAAGTGGGCAGGGGGCAAGTCCCAGCTTCTGGAGATCATCGTGGAATGCCTTCCGGAGAGCTTCGGGACCTACTTCGAGCCCTTCCTAGGAGGGGGCGCGCTCTTCTTCCGGCTGGCTTCGACGGGGAGGGTGAAGCGGGCCGTCCTCTCGGACATGAACAGGGATCTCATAAACTGCTACGTGGTGGTCAGGGACGAGCTGGACGCCCTGATGTCCAGACTCGAATACTACCAGCGGTACGCCGGCGCGAAGGACTTCTTCTACGAGGTGGCGCGCCCGATGTTCAACAAGATAAGGCTTAAGACGGGGCTCGAGGGGGACGTCGAGAAGGCCGCCCTCCTGATATACCTCAACAAGACGTGCTTCAACGGGCTTTACCGGGTCAACTCGCGCGGGGAGTTCAACGTCCCATGGGGGAGATACGAGTCCCCGCCGCTCTTCGACGAGAAGAACCTCAGGGCGGTCAGCAGGACCCTGAACCAGGAGGCGGTCGAGATCAGGTGCTCCGACTACAGGGAGGCGGTCAAGGGCGCCGGGGCCGGCGACCTGATCTACTTCGATCCGCCCTACCAGCCCCTCAGCCGCACTTCCTCCTTCACCCAGTACACTCCCGGTTCGTTCTCGGAGGAGGACCAGCGTGCGCTTGCCGGGACCTTCAGGGACCTCGACGGCAGGGGGTGCAGGGTCGTGCTGAGCAACTCCTGCAGCCCGCAAGTTGAGGCGCTGTACCGCGTTTACATATCGAGGGGGACGTTCAGGGTTGCGATGGCTTCGAGGGCCATCTCATGCCTTGGTGACGGCAGGGGGAGGATCCCCGAGTACGTCATATGCAACTACCCTCCGCCCGGGCGGAAATGA
- a CDS encoding aminopeptidase yields MPELSRDEMLEFASMLVKRSMSIGRKPEGGFDSVSIMYNDRDPSCREFAELVEEECWRQGAYTIIRGYSSVRSRRRYELSPEDSLKEMDPIAKAIAETVDVRMFIGEEDDPYWSEGVSGKVRLTAPNRQKLYEIMDRRGVRWVYFGWPIPGAASAYGCPVERFREIFFNSIRASFSEELLDLCSYYSNALRGVDRVRILAEGTDLSFSVKGRPVIVDDGIISKEDMANGDVGLNIPSGEVFIAPLETSANGHITFPVVVIPGFGRIDQLRLEFRDGRVVSYTAEKGTERFTRFLEANTGEKDRIAELGIGCNPGAEFTGGSIIIDEKIYRTVHIAIGNNTGSYHGTNQASSHLDMIRDMRNGELFFDGKLVMKNGEPIR; encoded by the coding sequence ATGCCGGAGCTGTCAAGGGATGAGATGCTTGAATTCGCTTCAATGCTCGTGAAGCGGTCGATGTCGATCGGAAGGAAGCCGGAAGGGGGCTTCGACTCCGTCTCGATAATGTACAACGACAGGGACCCGTCCTGCAGGGAGTTCGCAGAGCTAGTCGAGGAGGAGTGCTGGAGACAGGGCGCCTACACTATAATAAGGGGCTACTCCTCGGTCCGGAGCAGGAGGAGGTACGAGCTCTCCCCGGAGGACTCCCTGAAGGAGATGGACCCTATCGCCAAGGCGATCGCAGAGACCGTCGACGTCAGGATGTTCATAGGCGAGGAGGACGATCCGTACTGGTCCGAGGGGGTGTCTGGCAAGGTCAGGCTGACCGCCCCGAACAGGCAGAAGCTGTACGAGATAATGGACAGGCGCGGCGTCCGGTGGGTCTACTTCGGTTGGCCCATCCCCGGGGCCGCCAGCGCGTACGGCTGCCCGGTGGAAAGGTTCAGGGAGATCTTCTTCAACAGCATAAGGGCCTCCTTCTCCGAGGAGCTGCTCGACCTCTGCAGCTACTACTCGAATGCGCTCAGGGGGGTGGACAGGGTCAGGATACTCGCGGAGGGGACCGACCTCTCCTTCAGCGTCAAGGGCAGGCCTGTAATCGTCGATGACGGGATAATCTCGAAGGAGGACATGGCGAACGGCGACGTCGGGCTCAACATCCCGTCCGGGGAGGTCTTCATAGCCCCGCTGGAGACCAGCGCCAACGGCCACATCACCTTCCCGGTGGTGGTCATACCCGGGTTCGGGAGGATCGACCAGCTCAGGCTCGAGTTCAGGGACGGGAGGGTCGTCTCCTACACAGCCGAGAAAGGAACGGAGCGCTTCACCAGGTTCCTCGAGGCGAACACGGGCGAGAAGGACAGGATCGCCGAGCTGGGCATAGGCTGCAACCCGGGGGCCGAGTTCACGGGCGGGAGCATCATAATCGACGAGAAGATCTACAGGACGGTGCACATTGCAATAGGAAACAACACCGGGTCTTACCACGGCACGAACCAGGCTTCCAGCCACCTGGACATGATCAGGGACATGCGCAACGGGGAGCTCTTCTTCGACGGAAAACTGGTGATGAAAAATGGAGAGCCGATCAGATAG
- a CDS encoding rubrerythrin family protein — protein sequence MRKMTEENLKAAFAGESQAHMKYLIFADIAEEEGLPNTARLFRAIAYAELVHARNHANELGLLRETKENLESCINGENYEVNEMYPAFKAVAELQGEKGAVRSMNYALQAEKIHEAMYTKAKQTVEEGKDLQVGEIYICPVCGYTTNGQVPDKCPVCGAAKEKFKKF from the coding sequence ATGAGGAAGATGACCGAGGAGAACCTTAAGGCAGCGTTCGCAGGCGAGAGCCAGGCACATATGAAGTACCTGATCTTCGCAGACATCGCAGAGGAGGAAGGGCTGCCGAACACGGCGAGGCTCTTCAGGGCGATCGCCTACGCGGAGCTTGTCCACGCAAGGAACCACGCGAACGAGCTGGGCCTGCTTAGGGAGACGAAAGAGAACCTCGAGAGCTGCATCAACGGGGAGAACTACGAGGTGAACGAGATGTACCCCGCGTTCAAGGCTGTGGCCGAGCTACAGGGCGAGAAGGGGGCAGTCAGATCGATGAACTACGCCCTCCAGGCGGAGAAGATCCACGAGGCGATGTACACGAAGGCGAAGCAGACGGTCGAGGAGGGCAAAGACCTACAGGTCGGCGAGATCTACATCTGCCCGGTCTGCGGGTACACCACCAACGGCCAGGTCCCGGACAAGTGCCCAGTATGCGGGGCAGCAAAAGAGAAGTTCAAGAAATTCTAA
- a CDS encoding DJ-1/PfpI family protein, with amino-acid sequence MAKILLVIAEKGFRDEEFDVPFRAFKAAGHSVTVASTGPGVAEGKLGMRVKPDTTVDAVDTSGFDAVVVAGGPGSPTYLWPNKKLWDALRAVAGRGGVVAAICLAPVVLARAGLLNGRKCTVYRTPESVKEIEAAGGRLQKDHVVVDGKVVTGDGPDAAASFAEAVLKLL; translated from the coding sequence ATGGCAAAGATCCTTTTGGTGATTGCAGAAAAAGGCTTCAGGGACGAGGAGTTTGATGTCCCGTTCAGGGCGTTCAAGGCTGCAGGGCATTCCGTGACCGTGGCTAGCACGGGCCCCGGCGTTGCTGAGGGGAAGCTGGGGATGCGAGTGAAGCCGGACACTACTGTAGATGCAGTGGACACCTCGGGCTTCGATGCAGTCGTTGTAGCAGGGGGCCCGGGCTCCCCCACATACCTGTGGCCAAACAAGAAGCTGTGGGATGCGCTCAGGGCTGTAGCGGGCAGGGGCGGTGTCGTGGCGGCAATCTGCCTCGCTCCTGTCGTGCTGGCGAGAGCAGGGTTGCTGAATGGCAGGAAGTGCACTGTCTATAGGACTCCAGAGTCAGTAAAGGAGATCGAGGCTGCCGGTGGCAGGCTGCAGAAGGACCACGTGGTCGTGGACGGGAAGGTCGTAACAGGCGACGGTCCAGACGCCGCGGCATCATTCGCCGAGGCCGTCCTAAAGCTCCTCTAG
- a CDS encoding DUF211 domain-containing protein yields MSIDIKKLVLDALKPREISIAELSKAICKIEGVDNVSINVVETDIKTETIRMIIQGNSILYEEVSKVLAENSTALKSVDEIAVSKKITPKLA; encoded by the coding sequence ATGAGCATAGACATAAAGAAGCTTGTCCTGGACGCGCTCAAGCCGAGGGAGATCTCCATAGCCGAGCTTTCCAAGGCGATATGCAAGATAGAAGGTGTAGACAACGTCAGCATCAACGTGGTGGAGACCGACATCAAGACCGAGACCATCAGGATGATCATACAGGGGAACAGCATCCTCTACGAAGAGGTGTCGAAGGTCCTGGCAGAGAACAGCACGGCACTCAAGAGCGTGGACGAAATAGCCGTGAGCAAGAAGATCACCCCGAAGCTAGCCTGA
- a CDS encoding QueT transporter family protein → MQKPTPSKTRAVVETAIIAAAYAALTISLAPISFGLIQIRVANALIGIVPLVGMPAALGISLGVLIGNLASPLGPLDLLSAIPTFISLLIVIKLKERSVIAGLACYTVIISAWVGALLNYALGLPFLITFAYLIVGVGIATVGLGYLLYQSMKRMGVR, encoded by the coding sequence ATGCAAAAGCCAACACCTTCGAAAACCCGGGCTGTCGTCGAGACAGCCATAATAGCCGCAGCATATGCGGCTTTAACAATCTCCTTGGCACCAATAAGCTTCGGCCTGATCCAGATCAGGGTGGCGAATGCGCTCATAGGCATCGTTCCGCTTGTCGGCATGCCTGCGGCGTTGGGCATAAGCCTGGGCGTGCTTATAGGCAACCTCGCAAGCCCCCTCGGCCCTTTGGACCTGCTCAGCGCGATCCCGACCTTCATATCCTTGTTGATAGTGATTAAGCTGAAGGAGAGGTCCGTAATCGCCGGGCTGGCCTGCTACACGGTCATAATATCGGCATGGGTCGGGGCGCTCCTCAACTATGCACTGGGCCTGCCTTTCCTGATCACCTTCGCCTACCTCATAGTCGGGGTCGGGATCGCAACCGTGGGGCTAGGGTACCTCCTCTACCAGTCCATGAAGAGGATGGGGGTGAGGTGA
- a CDS encoding helix-turn-helix domain-containing protein — protein sequence MKEILRNPHRRRILELLAGSKVLTPKEIAKELRIGVPTVYYHLELLGEYVKKTSRGEYSLTEKGLEVYRTEVVNPSRSSGMPKLYSVVSLVVARPPLALLLGLFALVLEVVVCYRTGYVPFMLGYMPVLDTSFLPFYYAASVIFAFLVLEAVSYALRRRPGGEIPLLAGVMLSRLPLLLIFVLALSGLDAPGVAIAVTALAQLLSILVLATFLSFSKGMRQEISIILGLVLLYLNLLIHSSVQL from the coding sequence GTGAAGGAGATCCTCAGGAACCCCCACAGGCGGAGAATCCTGGAACTCCTAGCCGGTAGCAAGGTGCTGACCCCTAAGGAGATCGCAAAGGAGCTACGCATAGGGGTCCCAACCGTTTACTACCACCTCGAACTCCTCGGGGAGTACGTCAAGAAGACTTCGAGGGGAGAGTACTCTCTGACCGAGAAGGGGCTCGAGGTCTACAGGACGGAGGTGGTGAACCCCTCCAGGTCCTCAGGCATGCCTAAGCTGTACTCGGTCGTCTCCCTGGTGGTCGCCCGCCCCCCGCTGGCCCTCCTGCTGGGGCTCTTCGCCTTGGTTCTGGAGGTGGTGGTGTGCTATCGGACAGGGTATGTGCCGTTCATGCTCGGGTACATGCCTGTTTTGGACACCTCTTTCCTCCCATTCTACTATGCAGCCAGCGTAATTTTCGCATTCCTCGTCCTTGAAGCCGTCTCATATGCTCTGAGACGGCGTCCAGGAGGTGAGATCCCGCTGCTCGCAGGGGTAATGCTTTCGCGTCTCCCCCTGCTCCTGATCTTCGTGCTGGCACTCTCCGGACTGGACGCTCCGGGCGTCGCCATTGCTGTGACCGCCCTCGCCCAGCTTCTTTCGATCCTCGTCCTTGCGACCTTCCTCTCCTTCTCGAAGGGCATGCGCCAGGAAATATCAATAATTTTGGGCCTGGTACTCCTGTACCTGAACTTGCTCATCCATTCGTCGGTCCAGCTCTGA
- the queC gene encoding 7-cyano-7-deazaguanine synthase QueC produces MEPRRDRAVVVISGGLDSTTVLYYAIERGFSPFTLTFDYGQIAKAEIRSAEAVSRRLGVPWKLVDLSGLSAIYMGATSLVDRGIEITREFSGPIIVPFRNAVLLSAAVGYAGSIGAKRVLYGAHASDAENYPDCRKEFVEAMERAARLGTGSEISIEAPLLQLKKSEVVRLGARLGVPFELTWSCYRDGEVHCGSCESCENRRRAFLEAGVRDPTVYRDGTAPANKGERAEEGG; encoded by the coding sequence ATGGAGCCCCGCAGGGACCGGGCGGTAGTAGTGATCTCCGGTGGCCTAGACAGCACCACGGTCCTGTACTACGCGATCGAACGCGGGTTCAGCCCCTTCACCCTCACGTTCGACTACGGGCAGATCGCCAAGGCGGAGATCAGGAGCGCCGAGGCGGTTTCAAGGAGGCTCGGTGTCCCCTGGAAGCTCGTGGATCTGAGCGGGCTCTCCGCCATATACATGGGCGCCACATCACTCGTCGACCGCGGGATCGAGATAACAAGGGAGTTCTCTGGACCGATCATAGTCCCCTTCAGGAACGCGGTGCTCCTCTCAGCCGCGGTCGGCTATGCCGGCTCGATAGGGGCTAAGCGCGTCCTCTACGGGGCGCACGCCTCTGACGCCGAGAACTACCCGGACTGCAGGAAGGAGTTCGTGGAGGCGATGGAGAGGGCCGCCAGGCTCGGGACCGGCTCCGAGATCTCGATCGAAGCGCCCCTGCTGCAACTGAAGAAGAGCGAGGTCGTCAGGCTTGGGGCGAGGCTCGGCGTCCCCTTCGAGCTGACCTGGAGCTGCTACCGGGACGGCGAGGTCCACTGCGGCTCCTGCGAGTCCTGCGAGAACAGGAGGCGGGCGTTCCTAGAGGCCGGCGTAAGGGACCCGACCGTGTACCGGGACGGTACGGCACCAGCCAACAAAGGTGAACGGGCGGAGGAGGGTGGGTGA
- a CDS encoding rubredoxin: MKKWRCTVCGYIYDPEKGDPDGGIKPGTPFESLPEDWVCPACGASKDMFEEIAE; the protein is encoded by the coding sequence TTGAAAAAGTGGAGATGTACAGTCTGCGGATACATATACGACCCTGAGAAGGGGGACCCGGACGGGGGCATAAAGCCAGGGACTCCGTTCGAGAGCTTGCCTGAAGACTGGGTCTGCCCGGCATGCGGCGCATCGAAGGACATGTTTGAGGAGATAGCTGAATAG
- a CDS encoding pyridoxal phosphate-dependent aminotransferase: MSLSGRMLNLKESGTLKILDKVKSMQARGVDIIQLDVGEPDFDTPRNVVEAAYRAMLEGFTHYTPSAGIPELRDAVAEKLRSENGIDARRENVLITPGSKQALFYAVMALVEEGDEVIVPTPAWPSYIEMVTVAGGTVREVPPKEGFSPDIEGIKSAVNERTKLMILNSPNNPTGYVYAPDELRALAEIASDSRLYVLSDEIYEKILYEGEFRSFASFPGVDDLVITVNGFSKTYAMTGWRIGYAAGPRDVIAAMNKLQQHSASCPASFVQKAALAALSPDTLVKPMIEEFRRRRDFLSGALERIGAFRVDKPRGAFYLFPEISNAGIDSAHMCNLLLEEAHVSTTPGEAFGGFSRNIRISYANSIKKLEEAASRIEDALRRQGVV, encoded by the coding sequence TTGTCGCTTTCGGGTCGGATGCTGAACCTCAAGGAGTCTGGCACCCTTAAGATTCTGGACAAGGTCAAGTCGATGCAGGCCAGGGGGGTTGACATCATCCAGCTTGACGTCGGCGAGCCTGACTTCGACACTCCAAGGAATGTTGTTGAGGCAGCCTACAGGGCGATGCTTGAAGGCTTCACACACTACACTCCAAGCGCGGGGATCCCTGAGCTCAGGGACGCAGTGGCTGAGAAGCTCAGGTCCGAGAACGGGATCGACGCCAGGAGGGAGAACGTCCTCATAACCCCCGGTTCGAAGCAGGCGCTCTTCTACGCGGTGATGGCACTGGTCGAAGAGGGGGATGAGGTGATCGTACCGACACCCGCCTGGCCGTCCTACATAGAGATGGTCACCGTCGCAGGAGGCACCGTGAGGGAGGTTCCCCCTAAGGAGGGCTTCTCGCCCGACATCGAAGGTATTAAGTCAGCCGTGAACGAAAGGACAAAGCTGATGATCCTGAACTCCCCTAACAATCCCACCGGGTACGTCTACGCCCCGGATGAGCTCAGGGCACTGGCCGAGATCGCTTCCGACTCGAGGTTATATGTCCTCTCCGACGAGATCTACGAGAAGATACTCTACGAGGGCGAGTTCAGGAGTTTTGCCTCGTTCCCTGGGGTCGACGATCTCGTGATCACCGTCAACGGGTTCTCAAAGACCTACGCCATGACCGGCTGGAGGATCGGGTACGCGGCCGGGCCTCGGGACGTGATCGCGGCGATGAATAAGCTCCAGCAGCACTCCGCGAGCTGCCCCGCGTCGTTCGTCCAGAAGGCTGCACTGGCGGCGCTTAGCCCTGACACCCTGGTCAAGCCCATGATCGAGGAGTTCAGGAGGAGGAGGGACTTCCTCTCCGGGGCGCTGGAGAGGATCGGGGCATTCCGTGTGGACAAGCCACGGGGCGCGTTCTATCTCTTCCCTGAGATCTCCAATGCCGGGATCGACTCTGCCCATATGTGCAATCTGCTGCTCGAGGAGGCACACGTGAGCACTACCCCAGGGGAGGCATTCGGCGGCTTCTCTAGGAACATCAGGATCTCTTACGCAAATTCCATAAAGAAGCTCGAGGAGGCTGCATCTAGGATCGAAGATGCTTTGAGGAGGCAGGGTGTGGTTTAG
- a CDS encoding carotenoid biosynthesis protein has protein sequence MRWSWLQLASGTAVFLASLTVVDFGSVPEAGGASVLAVALFAVPSIVAFLRWAGWRRGTVVLAAVGAAATAVEGISVLTGFPYGRFSYSDALGPLISGVVPFALPLSYLPLLVCALSLARRFGGGDRLRTVILSAALLVAFDLVIDPGAVAAGLWVWEEPGIYYGIPLTNYFGWAITGLAYSAAALVLAGKGIGSRTVPRGISAGALLTLSFWTGYLLKTRYLLPVVSGAALIALLCAVEWRKEGKRRGEEGRWNFLQANLSESVLFDRTP, from the coding sequence GTGCGCTGGTCCTGGCTGCAGTTAGCTTCGGGCACAGCAGTCTTCCTGGCTTCACTCACGGTCGTGGATTTTGGGTCGGTGCCCGAGGCCGGGGGCGCCTCCGTACTTGCAGTTGCACTATTCGCAGTCCCATCGATCGTCGCATTCCTCAGATGGGCAGGCTGGAGGAGGGGGACCGTGGTGCTCGCAGCCGTTGGAGCCGCAGCAACTGCTGTCGAAGGGATTTCCGTCCTGACGGGTTTCCCATACGGGAGGTTCAGCTACTCTGACGCGCTGGGTCCCCTGATCTCCGGCGTGGTGCCCTTTGCACTCCCGCTCTCGTACCTCCCGCTACTGGTCTGCGCCCTTTCATTGGCAAGGAGGTTCGGAGGTGGAGATCGCCTGCGAACTGTGATCCTAAGCGCGGCGCTCCTCGTCGCTTTTGACTTGGTCATTGACCCTGGCGCTGTGGCTGCCGGACTGTGGGTTTGGGAGGAACCGGGGATCTATTACGGGATCCCTCTAACTAACTACTTCGGTTGGGCGATCACGGGCCTCGCCTATTCTGCGGCGGCGCTGGTTCTTGCGGGGAAGGGGATCGGATCACGGACAGTTCCCCGGGGAATCTCGGCCGGTGCCTTACTCACACTCTCATTCTGGACCGGATATCTGCTGAAAACAAGATACCTGCTTCCAGTAGTGTCGGGAGCTGCCCTGATCGCACTTTTATGCGCTGTGGAATGGAGAAAGGAAGGCAAGAGAAGAGGCGAGGAAGGGAGGTGGAACTTTTTACAGGCAAATTTATCAGAATCAGTGCTATTTGACAGGACTCCATGA